CCCTGTAACAGCACCGGTAGCGTCAGCGTGGCGCGGAATTCGGCTGCCAAATCGCGCATCATCTGATGCGAGGTACACAGCATAAAGCAGCGTCCCTGATTCGCCTCAATCAACGGCCGCAGCATCGCCGCCAGCCTTTTCGCCGCACCGGGACGATTGGTTTCCGGCAAATTGCGGGGGACGCAGAGCAGCGCCTGATTGGCATAATCAAACGGGCTGGGTAACAGGAGCGTGTTCGCGTTATCCAGCCCCAGCCTATCGGTGAAGTGGAAAAGTTGATCGTTAACAGACAGGGTCGCGGAGGTAAACACCCAGGCCGCAGGCTTCTCTTTTATCAGTTCACGAAAGCGATCGGAGACGGACAGCGGCGTCAGCGCCAACACGAAATGACGTGAATTACATTCATACCAGTAGCTGTAACCCGGTAACTGCACGTCTTTCAGCCGTTTCAGGCGGTTGCGATAGAGCGTGGCGCGCTCAAAAGCGGCATCCAGCAACGCTGAACGCCCGAGCGACAGTTTCGCGACGTCGTAACACAGCTCCAGCGCATCATCCAGCAGCACCAACGCACGCTGAAGCGACGGCTGTTCGAGTACATCACGCAGATTACCGCGAAACCCCGGATCGCCGAGCGCCAGCCGAAAATCCTGCGTACTCTGCGTCAGGCGATCGGCACTTTTTTGCAATTGAGAAGCGTCACGCACTTCGGTGCGGTAAGCAATGATGATGTCTTTCGCCAGATCCAGCAGTTGGCGGCTGGAAAGCTGCTGGCCAAAATATTGGCTGGCGATATCGGGAATCTGGTGGGCTTCATCGAAAATGACGACGTCACTTTCTGGGATCAGCTCGGCAAAACCGCTCTCCTTCACCACCATATCGGCCAGATAGAGATGATGGTTGACCACCACGATGTCGGCATCCATCGCTTTACGCCGCGCTTTCACCACGAAGCACTCTTTATAGTGCGGACAGTCGCTGCCCAGACAGTTATCGTTGGTGCTGGTCACTAACGGCCAGATCGCGCTGTCTTCTGCCACGCCTGAACAGGTCGTGACATCGCCTTCCGTCGTTTCCGACGACCAGCCACGCAGCCGAACCAGCTCGCTCAGCGTTTCACCGGGTAAATCACCGCCGCCGAGCGATTGCTGTTCAAGCCGTTCCAGACAGAGGTAGTTCGAGCGACCTTTCAGCAGCGCTACTTTGCCTTTGTACTTCAGCGCTTGCGCGATCGTCGGTAAATCGCGGCTATAGAGCTGATCCTGTAGCGCTTTCGAACCGGTTGAAATGATGACTTTTTTATCTGAACGCAGGGCGGGCGCAAGGTAGGCATAGGTTTTACCAGTTCCGGTTCCCGCTTCCACCACTAGCGCTGTTTTATCGTCGATGGCCCGCATGACGGCCTGCGCCATCTGCCGCTGTGGTTCACGCGGCTTGAAGCCGGTGATCGCTTTGGCCAGCACGCCGTCATTAGCAAAATCATCAATTACACGATCGTTCGTCACGCCTGCTCTCTTGTTCAAGGGAATGCTTTTACTCGTCATACTTCAAGTTGCGTGTGCGTTGGCTGCGCTCGATCACCCGAATCACTTACCTGAGTAAGCTCATCGGGATTCCCTCGCTTGCCGCCGTCCTGAAACTTGAATTATTTAGAGTAAATTTGTAAGCCGCTAACCGTTTCAGGTCGTGGCAAAATATCGCGCTGATTATGCCAAGAGTCACCCGACGCTACCACCTTAAATCAGGAAAGCGTGCCGCAACCTGCTGTGTTAGGCTTGGCGGCTGGTATTGATGTCATTATTTTAACTATTCCCACCATTTTTAATTATCCTCACAATGGAGACCCCCCACCTCATGGCAATCACACGAATGAATCCTGAAGCCCGCTGGTCAGACGCCGTCATCCACAACAACACGCTCTATTACACCAGCGTGCCAGAAAATCTGGATGATGACGCACAGGCGCAAACGGAAAACGCGCTGGCCGCGTTAGATGCGATTCTGAAACAGGCGGGAACGGATAAGAGCAAACTGTTGGACGTGACGATTTTTCTCGTCGATGCGGATGATTTTTCTGCAATGAACGCCGCGTGGGATGCCTGGGTCGTGCCAGGCAGCGCGCCTGTGCGCTGCACCGTGCAGGCTAAGCTGATGCACCCGAAATTCAAAGTCGAAATCAAAGCGATTGCGGCAATATAAGCTATCGTCTTAGATAATCTGAAGAGGAAGAAAGGTGGTTACTGCTCTTCCTCTTCTTCCCCATCGTCAAAATCGTGCTCTTCGTCGCTGTCATTAAATTCGTCATCCTCTTCGTCAAACATCATCGCGACGGTGTCACCTTGATGATTCTGACGGATCTCCGCAGCAACCAGTGCTATCGCCTGGCCGCTGCTCATGCCCTCAGACATGAGTTCCTGAATACGCTCTACGGCATCTTGTTGCTGCTTGTGCGTCAGCGCGGGCATACCTGCAATCATGATATTTTCCTAGTTGGTAAATTCGCCTGTATCATCGCACGCCCGCTTCGGCATACACCAGCATTTCCGCTTTGTGGTACGCTGTGGTCAGTAAAATCGACACGCTATCGACACAACCACACAGTGAACACAACACGAAAAACATGACTGCCGCCAATACGACTCACGTACCTAACGCAAGCGATTCAACCACCGCAACGGGCTCCGCCGTTATCTATCACGCGCTGCCTTACTACCCGACGGTGCTGCTCGATCGCTTTGCGCCCTTTTCCCAACAGCCGTGGGCGATGTTGCTGCATTCCGGGTTTGCCGATCATCCGCATAATCGCTTCGATATTATGGTCGCTGACCCGCGAGTTACGCTTTGCACACGCGGAGGCAAAACGGAAATCATACGTGACGGCGTCACGAATACCGTAGAAGGCGATCCGTTTACCTTATTGCAAGAGCAGCTTGATTCACTCGCGTTGCCCGCGGAAACACATCCTGATTTCCCTTTTCAGGGGGGCGCACTTGGCCTGTTCGGCTATGATCTGGGGCGTCAGATTGAAACGCTGCCCGCACAGGCCGAGCAAGATATCGATTTGCCGGATATGGCGGTGGGTCTATACGACTGGGCGCTGGTTGCCGACCACCATCGGCAGACGTTAACGCTGATCGTACATCATTCCCTTCAGGCAAAGCTCGACGGGCTAGCGACTCCGCCCGTTAACGCCCCAAAAGCCGATTTCAGCCTTACCAGTAGTTGGCAGCCGAATATGTCACGCGAGGCGTACGGCGAAAAATTCCGCAAAATACAGGACTACCTTTTGGCGGGAGACTGCTATCAGGTCAATCTGGCACAGCGTTTTTCCGCGACTTACGATGGTGATGAATGGCAGGCATTTTTACGATTGTCAGCGGGCAATAAAGCGCCCTTTTCCGCTTTTCTGCGCCTGCCGGAAAATGCCGTCATCAGTGTATCGCCGGAACGTTTTCTCTGGCTGGAAAATCACCGCATTCAAACGCGCCCGATTAAAGGCACACTGCCGCGTCTCGCCCACCCGAATGCCGATAAACAACAGGCGGTGCGGCTCGCTAATTCGGAAAAAGATCGCTCAGAAAACCTGATGATTGTCGATCTTCTGCGTAACGACATCGGTCGCGTCGCGGTACCGGGCAGCGTCCGCGTGCCGGAACTGTTCGTCGTCGAACCTTTCCCCGCCGTGCACCATCTGGTCAGCACCATTGAAGCACAGCTACCGGATGATTGCCCTGCAACCACGCTATTACGCGCCTGTTTCCCCGGCGGCTCAATTACCGGCGCACCCAAAATCCGCGCCATGCAGATTATTGAAGAACTGGAACCCCAGCGCCGCAATGCCTACTGCGGCAGCGTCGGCTACATCAGCCTGTGCGGCACTATGGATACTAATATCACCATCAGGACGTTACTCACCGAACGCGGCAGAATTTACTGCTGTGCGGGCGGCGGCATCGTCGCCGACAGTCAGGAACAGGCTGAATATCAGGAAACGTTTGATAAAGTGGGTCGCATCCTTCCACTGCTGGATGGATCCCAGACAATTCAGGTACCGAATAAATGAGTGAGATCGCCTTGCCACCAACGGCTTTTGCGCTGAACGACTTTATTACGCGCTTTCAGTTACAGCTTCCGCCATCGCTGCGGCCTGTGCACCAGTTGCGTCAGGCTGCGGTTCTGGTGCCGATTATTTGTCACTCTACCCCCACGCTGTTATTGACCCGACGTTCTGCTTATCTCCGTAAACATGCTGGACAAGTCGCATTCCCCGGCGGTGTAGCAGACAATACGGATCGCTCAATCATCGAAACGGCGCTGCGTGAAGCACAGGAAGAAGTGGCTATCCCACCGGAAAATGTAAAGGTTTTGGGCGTTCTCCCACCGTTGGATAGTGCCAGCGGTTTTCAAGTCACGCCTGTCGTCGGACTGATAGACGCACATACGCGCTTTCATCCCAATGAAGCTGAAGTCGCCGAGCTGTTTGAAATGCCACTGGATGAGGCTTTTGCGTTAACACGCTATTACCCGCTGGATATTAAGTACAAACAGCAGCAGCACAGGGTTTATCTCTCTTGGTATCAGCAACAATTTGTTTGGGGGCTGACTGCCGCTATCATCCACCAGCTCGCCTTACAGATTTCCGACAGGCCCTAGGCTCAAGGCCGCGTTCAGCGGCTTTTAGCTCACCACTTCTTTTCTTTCACTAAATATCCTTATTTAAAACGAGGATTTTACGATTAAAAAGCATCCGCTTATATCATTTACAATGACTTAGATCGTATTTAGGATAAGTTAAATTATGTGATGACATAAGTTTATTTCATGCGAAAAAGAAAACCATACGACATATTCCACACTACAATAGCGCGATTTGACGAGTTTTATTCTAATCTTGGGGTATATATCCACTAGAATTCAGGTCATGTCTCGCTGAAACCGAAATCATTAGATAATTCGCAGCATAACTATCTGATTATGATGAAGGAACCGGATGCAGGCGGTCGGGTAATAAGAGTGGGTACGACCCTGAGTCTTTGAGGAGTTTCGCGTGATAAGCGTTTTCGACATGTTTAAGATCGGTATTGGCCCCTCTAGCTCTCATACGGTTGGACCGATGAAAGCCGGTAAGCAATTTGTCGATGAATTGATCACCCAGGATCGGCTAACCGCCACCACGCGCATTGCCGTCGATGTGTATGGCTCGCTGTCGCTGACGGGTAAAGGCCACCATACGGATATCGCTATCATTATGGGTCTGGCGGGCAACATGCCGGATACCGTTGATATTGATACCATTCCCAGTTTCATCCGCGATGTTGAGCAACGCGAACGCCTGCTGCTGGCTAACGGGCAGCACGAGGTCGATTTCCCACGCGAAGGCGGTATGGTTTTCCGCAGTGAAAATCTGCCGCTGCACGAAAACGGCATGACTATCACTGCCTTTGCCGGCAATAAAGAAATTTATAGCAAAACCTATTATTCCATCGGCGGTGGCTTCATCGTTGATGCAGAGAATTTTGGCAAAGACAGCCCCACTGATGTATGCGTTCCCTATACGTTCAATTCCGCCAAAGAGATGCTGGATCACTGCAAACAGAGTGGCCTGTCGCTTTCTGGGATGGTGATGCGTAACGAGCTGGCGCTGCACAGCCGTCAGGACATTGACGCTTACTTTGCCGATATCTGGCAGACAATGCGTGCCTGTATCGATCGCGGCATGAACACCGAAGGTGTTTTACCCGGCCCGTTACGCGTGCCAAGGCGTGCCTCTGCGCTGCGCCGTATGCTGGTGTCTTCCGATAAGTTGTCCAACGACCCGATGAACGTGGTGGATTGGGTCAATATGTTCGCGCTGGCGGTGAATGAAGAGAACGCCGCAGGTGGCCGAGTGGTTACCGCGCCAACGAACGGCGCATGCGGCATCGTCCCGGCTGTCCTTGCTTATTACGACCACTTCATCGAGCCCGTTAGCCCGACCATTTATATTCGTTACTTCCTCGCAGCAGGCGCGGTAGGCATTCTGTACAAAATGAACGCTTCCATCTCCGGTGCTGAGGTAGGCTGTCAGGGTGAAGTGGGCGTCGCCTGCTCCATGGCCGCCGCTGGACTGGCAGAGCTGATGGGTGCAAGCCCGGAGCAGGTTTGCGTCGCCGCTGAGATCGGCATGGAACACAATCTGGGCTTAACCTGCGATCCGGTCGCTGGCCAAGTACAGGTTCCGTGCATCGAACGTAACGCGATTGCTTCCGTTAAGGCGATTAACGCCGCCCGTATGGCGACACGCCGCACCAGCGAAGCACGCGTCTCACTGGATAAGGTGATTGAAACCATGTACGAAACGGGTAAAGACATGAACGCTAAATACCGCGAAACCTCACGGGGCGGACTGGCGATCAAAGTACAGTGTGATTAAAAAGCCGTGTGATTAGCCCGCACCCCTTCGCTTTTTCTTTCCACCGATTAAAAAGCCCCGCCACATTGGCGGGGCTTCATTTTGTCATCTACTTACGCAGAACGGCTTACGCGTCTTCATCCTCTTCCCGATCGATGATGCGTTCTACACGCACCAGTTCAATACGGTATTCGGACACCTCGATGATATGGAAGCGCAGGTTGTACAACTCGATGATGGCACCGACTTTCGGGAACTCATCACTATGTGCCAACAGCATCCCCGCCAGTGAAGCGTACTCTTCCTTCGGATCAACCAGCTCGCTGCTATCCACCACCTGTTGCAACGCGTGTAGATCCGTTCCGCCTTTCACCAACCAGCCTTCGCCGTCTGGGATGATATCCAGCGTTTCGTCTTCATCCGGGAACTCACCCGCAATCGCTTCCAGCACGTCCAGTGGCGTGACCAACCCTTGCACTACGCCAAATTCGTTGGCGATGATGACCAGGCTACCTTTCGCACGACGCAGAACGGGCAGCAGGTTAATCACATCCAGCGTTTCCGGCACGACGATTGGCGGGTTAGCCGCAGCAAAGCTTTCCACATCGGTCTGCGTTTCCAGCGCCACCAGCAGATCCTTGGCACGAACGACGCCGATAAGCTCATCCAGCGAGCCACGACAGATTGGGAACAGGCTGTGAGGCGTATCGAGCAATTGCATACGGATCTGTTCGACAGAACTTGCACTATCTACCCAGGAAATTTCAGTACGCGGCGTCATCACGCTGCGCAGCGAACGCGAGGCTAACGTCAGCACACCGCTGATCATATTGCGCTCTTCTTCAGCGAATTCCTCTGTAGTGAGTTTCTTCTGCGCTTCATCCGCATCCACGTCGTCCGTGTTTTTCCGTGAGCCCATCAAGCGCAAAATAGCCTCTGCGGTACGTTCACGCAAAGGACGGTGCGACTGGTGCTTCATAAAGTTATGACGGGCAATTTGGTTAAACATTTCGATCAGGATAGAGAAACCAATCGCAGCGTACAGATAGCCTTTCGGGATGTGGAAGCCAAGACCTTCCGCCATCAGGCTCAGACCAATCATCAGCAAGAAGCTGAGACACAGAACAACCACCGTTGGGTGCTGGTTGACGAAGTTGGTCAATGGTTTAGAGGCAATTAGCATGACGCCCATTGCGATGATCACCGCCGTCATCATGACGCCCAGATTATCCACCATGCCTACCGCGGTAATCACAGCATCCAGAGAGAACACGGCATCCAGCACGACGATCTGTGCCACAACAGCCCAAAAACTGGCATGAGCGCGATTGCCGTTGCCGTCGTGCGTTTTATTCTCTAGACGTTCATGTAGCTCCATCGTGGCTTTGAACAAGAGGAACACACCGCCGAACAGCAAAATCAGGTCACGGCCCGAGAAACTGAAATCACCAACGCTAAACAGCGGACGCGTCAGTGTGACCATCCAGGAAATCAAAGACAACAGCCCCAGACGCATTAACAGCGCCAAGCTTAAACCGATAATGCGGGCTTTATCTCGCTGTTTGGGGGGTAATTTATCCGCCAAAATGGCGATAAACACCAAATTGTCGATACCCAGAACAATTTCCAGAACCACCAGCGTCAATAAACCTGCCCAGATTGAAGGATCTAGCAAAAATTCCATGTCAGACTCCAGAAAATGAACGAGCAGATGACATCAATGCATGAGCCGCATTGAATGGTAATAAAAAGAGTTGGTGTGAATCAGAGAGATTCTGAATGGGGTCTGAGTGACCAGCTGAGTACAGAAAACCGCCAGCATTAGCGGGAAAACAGAGAACGTTTTGTCGGTGACAGTCCATGGGAAGGGCTGATGCCCGGTGCTCCTAAGCAATTTAAGGGACGTTTACTCTAACAGGTTGTTACCAATTTTCACAAAGAATTTCTTAGACCAGATTCGCATTGATAACACGCCTAAATTTTCCCATTCAGCGCCCTTTTAGCCCTTGGTTTAACTGGTCAGCATTAGAGCATCATCACACTATTTATTTTTTCGATAAGTAAAATAAATCTGTCAGTCACGATTTCTCGCCTGACAACCTGGAGGAATACACTGAATGTCATGAATCCACGGTAAAATTTTTTCTTGCAGCCATACTAATACCGCGACGGTTAACGTTCAGTTTGTGAACGCTGACTCGGTTCCTGACACATTGACTCTTTTTTGATCGTGAACGTGAGGAGGTAGCAAGTGAGTATTGCCATCATGTTATGCACTCACGGCGCCACTGCGGGACCGCTGTTAAAGACAGCAGAAATGATTCTTGGCGAGCAAAGTAATGTCGCCTGGATTGATTTTGTTCCTGGAGAAAACGCCGAAACATTGATAGAAAAATATCAGGAAAAGCTCACGCAGTTAGACACATCACAAGGCGTGCTGTTTCTCGTTGATACCTGGGGCGGCAGCCCATTCAACGCCGCCAGCCGCCTCGTCACCCACAAAGAAAACCATGATGTTATCGCTGGCGTGAATATTCCCATGCTAGCGGAAACCTTTATGGCTCGGGATGATAATCCGTCCTTTTCCGATCTGGTTTCTATTGCATTGGAAGCCGGCAGAGATGGCGTAAAAGCGCTAAAACATCAGGAAGCCGCCAAAGCCACGTCCCCTTCTTCTCCACCGCCCCCAAAAACCAACGCCATCCCCACACCGGCAGGACCCGGCGAACACATGAAGATTGGGCTGGCTCGTATCGACGACCGTCTGATCCATGGTCAGGTCGCCACCCGCTGGACGAAAGAAACCAATGTTTCGCGCATTATTGTTGTCAGCGATGAAGTCGCCGCCGATCACGTGCGTAAAACGTTGCTGACTCAGGTCGCGCCGCCGGGCGTTACCGCGCACGTCGTGGATGTGGCAAAAGCCGTTCGTGTTTATGACAACCCGAAATATGCCGCCGACCGCGTGATGCTGTTGTTCACCAATCCGACGGATGTATTAACGCTGATCGAAAATGGCGTAAATATCACCTCGGTCAATATTGGTGGGATGGCATTCAAACAGGGGAAAACGCAGGTCAATAATGCCGTCTCTATCGATGAAAAGGATATTGCGGCATTCCGTGAATTAGATAAACGCGGTATTGAATTGGAGGTTCGTAAAGTATCAACCGATTCCCAGATTAAAATGATGGACTTGATTAACAAAATGCCGCGTTGATACCTATCGTGCTACGACGGTTATTAACGCTACTGTCACCATCAATAATAGTTTTATAGACCTGACGATTTTCAAGATAGGTATTTATGTCGATATTAAAAAGCTTTACGTCGATATTGAAAACTTTACGTTGACCTTGAAAAACAACGGGGATGGCGATTTATTTTTACTCAGACACATTTTATAGGAGAAGTACGATGGAAATTACCACACTTCAAATTGTGCTGATATTTCTCGTCGCATGTGTTTCGGGGATGGGTTCGATTCTTGATGAATTCCAGTTCCACCGTCCACTCGTCGCTTGTACGCTGATTGGCGCAGTATTAGGTGATTTAAAAACTGGGATCATTATTGGCGGTACGCTTGAAATGATCGCGTTAGGCTGGATGAACATCGGTGCAGCTGTAGCACCCGATGCGGCGCTGGCGTCCATTATCTCAACCATTCTGGTTATTGCTGGCGGTCAGGGGATCGGCGCCGGGATTGCTCTGGCCATTCCGCTCGCTGCCGCTGGGCAAGTCTTAACCATCATTGTTCGTACCATCACGGTTGCGTTCCAGCATGCGGCAGACAGCGCGGCAGAGCGAGGTAATCTGACGGCTATCAGTTGGATTCACGTTTCTGCCTTGCTGCTTCAAGCCATGCGTATCGCGATTCCTGCGGTAATCGTTGCCGTTTCCGTTGGCACCGACGCCGTTCATGCGCTGCTGAACTCCATCCCAGACGTTGTCACTAACGGCTTGAATATCGCCGGTGGGATGATCGTCGTCGTCGGTTACGCGATGGTCATCAACATGATGCGCGCGGGTTACCTGATGCCGTTCTTCTATCTTGGTTTCGTTACCGCCGCCTTCACTGAGTTCAATCTGGTGGCGCTGGGCGTAATCGGTATTGTGATGGCGGTGCTGTATATCCAACTCAGCCCGAAATATAACAAGGTTCAAGGCCAGCCTGTTTCATCAGGCAACAACAACCTTGATAACGAACTGGATTAACAGGAGTGAGAAAAATGGTCGAAAATACGAATGTTAAAAAACTCACTGACGGCGACATCCGCGCGGTGTTTATCCGTTCCAACCTGTTTCAAGGCTCCTGGAACTTTGAACGTATGCAGGCGCTTGGCTTCTGTTTTTCCATGGTGCCAGTGATTCGTCGTCTTTATCCTGAAAATTCAGAAGAGCGTAAACAAGCAATCAAGCGCCATCTGGAGTTCTTCAATACGCAGCCTTTTGTTGCCGCTCCGATACTCGGCGTAACGATGGCGATGGAGGAGCAACGCGCGAACGGCGCGCCCATTGACGATGCAGCAATAAACGGCCTGAAAGTCGGGCTGATGGGGCCACTGGCTGGCGTCGGCGACCCGATCTTCTGGGGTACCGCCCGTCCGGTATTCGCTGCGCTAGGCGCAGGGATTGCCATGAGCGGCAGCCTGTTGGGGCCAGTGCT
This genomic interval from Pectobacterium aquaticum contains the following:
- a CDS encoding ATP-dependent DNA helicase, whose amino-acid sequence is MTSKSIPLNKRAGVTNDRVIDDFANDGVLAKAITGFKPREPQRQMAQAVMRAIDDKTALVVEAGTGTGKTYAYLAPALRSDKKVIISTGSKALQDQLYSRDLPTIAQALKYKGKVALLKGRSNYLCLERLEQQSLGGGDLPGETLSELVRLRGWSSETTEGDVTTCSGVAEDSAIWPLVTSTNDNCLGSDCPHYKECFVVKARRKAMDADIVVVNHHLYLADMVVKESGFAELIPESDVVIFDEAHQIPDIASQYFGQQLSSRQLLDLAKDIIIAYRTEVRDASQLQKSADRLTQSTQDFRLALGDPGFRGNLRDVLEQPSLQRALVLLDDALELCYDVAKLSLGRSALLDAAFERATLYRNRLKRLKDVQLPGYSYWYECNSRHFVLALTPLSVSDRFRELIKEKPAAWVFTSATLSVNDQLFHFTDRLGLDNANTLLLPSPFDYANQALLCVPRNLPETNRPGAAKRLAAMLRPLIEANQGRCFMLCTSHQMMRDLAAEFRATLTLPVLLQGETGKAQLLSQFVAAGNALLVATSSFWEGVDVRGDTLSCVIIDKLPFTSPDDPLLKARIEDCRLRGGEPFDDVQVPDAVITLKQGVGRLIRDVEDRGVIVICDNRLVMRPYGAVFLNSLPPTPRTRDIEQAITFLTSNT
- a CDS encoding RidA family protein, which produces MAITRMNPEARWSDAVIHNNTLYYTSVPENLDDDAQAQTENALAALDAILKQAGTDKSKLLDVTIFLVDADDFSAMNAAWDAWVVPGSAPVRCTVQAKLMHPKFKVEIKAIAAI
- a CDS encoding YoaH family protein translates to MIAGMPALTHKQQQDAVERIQELMSEGMSSGQAIALVAAEIRQNHQGDTVAMMFDEEDDEFNDSDEEHDFDDGEEEEEQ
- the pabB gene encoding aminodeoxychorismate synthase component 1; translation: MTAANTTHVPNASDSTTATGSAVIYHALPYYPTVLLDRFAPFSQQPWAMLLHSGFADHPHNRFDIMVADPRVTLCTRGGKTEIIRDGVTNTVEGDPFTLLQEQLDSLALPAETHPDFPFQGGALGLFGYDLGRQIETLPAQAEQDIDLPDMAVGLYDWALVADHHRQTLTLIVHHSLQAKLDGLATPPVNAPKADFSLTSSWQPNMSREAYGEKFRKIQDYLLAGDCYQVNLAQRFSATYDGDEWQAFLRLSAGNKAPFSAFLRLPENAVISVSPERFLWLENHRIQTRPIKGTLPRLAHPNADKQQAVRLANSEKDRSENLMIVDLLRNDIGRVAVPGSVRVPELFVVEPFPAVHHLVSTIEAQLPDDCPATTLLRACFPGGSITGAPKIRAMQIIEELEPQRRNAYCGSVGYISLCGTMDTNITIRTLLTERGRIYCCAGGGIVADSQEQAEYQETFDKVGRILPLLDGSQTIQVPNK
- a CDS encoding CoA pyrophosphatase, which codes for MSEIALPPTAFALNDFITRFQLQLPPSLRPVHQLRQAAVLVPIICHSTPTLLLTRRSAYLRKHAGQVAFPGGVADNTDRSIIETALREAQEEVAIPPENVKVLGVLPPLDSASGFQVTPVVGLIDAHTRFHPNEAEVAELFEMPLDEAFALTRYYPLDIKYKQQQHRVYLSWYQQQFVWGLTAAIIHQLALQISDRP
- a CDS encoding L-serine ammonia-lyase, whose protein sequence is MISVFDMFKIGIGPSSSHTVGPMKAGKQFVDELITQDRLTATTRIAVDVYGSLSLTGKGHHTDIAIIMGLAGNMPDTVDIDTIPSFIRDVEQRERLLLANGQHEVDFPREGGMVFRSENLPLHENGMTITAFAGNKEIYSKTYYSIGGGFIVDAENFGKDSPTDVCVPYTFNSAKEMLDHCKQSGLSLSGMVMRNELALHSRQDIDAYFADIWQTMRACIDRGMNTEGVLPGPLRVPRRASALRRMLVSSDKLSNDPMNVVDWVNMFALAVNEENAAGGRVVTAPTNGACGIVPAVLAYYDHFIEPVSPTIYIRYFLAAGAVGILYKMNASISGAEVGCQGEVGVACSMAAAGLAELMGASPEQVCVAAEIGMEHNLGLTCDPVAGQVQVPCIERNAIASVKAINAARMATRRTSEARVSLDKVIETMYETGKDMNAKYRETSRGGLAIKVQCD
- a CDS encoding TerC family protein, whose amino-acid sequence is MEFLLDPSIWAGLLTLVVLEIVLGIDNLVFIAILADKLPPKQRDKARIIGLSLALLMRLGLLSLISWMVTLTRPLFSVGDFSFSGRDLILLFGGVFLLFKATMELHERLENKTHDGNGNRAHASFWAVVAQIVVLDAVFSLDAVITAVGMVDNLGVMMTAVIIAMGVMLIASKPLTNFVNQHPTVVVLCLSFLLMIGLSLMAEGLGFHIPKGYLYAAIGFSILIEMFNQIARHNFMKHQSHRPLRERTAEAILRLMGSRKNTDDVDADEAQKKLTTEEFAEEERNMISGVLTLASRSLRSVMTPRTEISWVDSASSVEQIRMQLLDTPHSLFPICRGSLDELIGVVRAKDLLVALETQTDVESFAAANPPIVVPETLDVINLLPVLRRAKGSLVIIANEFGVVQGLVTPLDVLEAIAGEFPDEDETLDIIPDGEGWLVKGGTDLHALQQVVDSSELVDPKEEYASLAGMLLAHSDEFPKVGAIIELYNLRFHIIEVSEYRIELVRVERIIDREEDEDA
- the manX gene encoding PTS mannose transporter subunit IIAB — translated: MSIAIMLCTHGATAGPLLKTAEMILGEQSNVAWIDFVPGENAETLIEKYQEKLTQLDTSQGVLFLVDTWGGSPFNAASRLVTHKENHDVIAGVNIPMLAETFMARDDNPSFSDLVSIALEAGRDGVKALKHQEAAKATSPSSPPPPKTNAIPTPAGPGEHMKIGLARIDDRLIHGQVATRWTKETNVSRIIVVSDEVAADHVRKTLLTQVAPPGVTAHVVDVAKAVRVYDNPKYAADRVMLLFTNPTDVLTLIENGVNITSVNIGGMAFKQGKTQVNNAVSIDEKDIAAFRELDKRGIELEVRKVSTDSQIKMMDLINKMPR
- a CDS encoding PTS mannose/fructose/sorbose transporter subunit IIC; protein product: MEITTLQIVLIFLVACVSGMGSILDEFQFHRPLVACTLIGAVLGDLKTGIIIGGTLEMIALGWMNIGAAVAPDAALASIISTILVIAGGQGIGAGIALAIPLAAAGQVLTIIVRTITVAFQHAADSAAERGNLTAISWIHVSALLLQAMRIAIPAVIVAVSVGTDAVHALLNSIPDVVTNGLNIAGGMIVVVGYAMVINMMRAGYLMPFFYLGFVTAAFTEFNLVALGVIGIVMAVLYIQLSPKYNKVQGQPVSSGNNNLDNELD
- a CDS encoding PTS mannose transporter subunit IID — its product is MVENTNVKKLTDGDIRAVFIRSNLFQGSWNFERMQALGFCFSMVPVIRRLYPENSEERKQAIKRHLEFFNTQPFVAAPILGVTMAMEEQRANGAPIDDAAINGLKVGLMGPLAGVGDPIFWGTARPVFAALGAGIAMSGSLLGPVLFFVLFNLVRLLVRYYGVAYGYRKGIDIVSDMGGGFLQKMTEAASILGLFVMGALVNKWTHVNIPMVVSTVTNQSGETTVTTVQSILDQLMPGLVPLLLTFGCMWLLRRKVNALWLIMGFFAIGIFGYWIGLLGV